The following coding sequences lie in one Peribacillus frigoritolerans genomic window:
- a CDS encoding ABC transporter ATP-binding protein, which produces MSDAIQVKQLRKEFKSASSRSGLKGAFRDLLTRNYKVVPAVNDINFTVKKGEMVAYIGENGAGKSTTIKMLTGILEPTAGEITVNGMNPHKEREKFTQTIGVVFGQRSQLWWDIAVQESFRLLKKVYKVTDEQYDDHMEHVIKTLDIGPLLDKPVRKLSLGQRMRCELAAALIHNPPLLFLDEPTIGLDVLVKMKIREFLKEINEKYNTTILLTTHDLGDIEALCERVIMLDEGQIIYDGELQSLKNNWAEEKQIHFQFIEPIALKELQSLALPFTANWVYDEKNQTYIALLKEESDHISQLVSAVVSHFKIKDIKIHETSIEEIVRNIYEEGTV; this is translated from the coding sequence ATGAGTGATGCAATTCAAGTGAAACAGCTTCGGAAGGAATTTAAGTCGGCATCAAGCCGTTCAGGGCTAAAGGGTGCCTTCCGGGATTTACTTACCAGAAATTATAAGGTCGTCCCTGCCGTCAATGATATCAATTTTACTGTAAAAAAGGGTGAGATGGTAGCTTATATCGGGGAAAATGGTGCAGGGAAATCGACCACGATCAAAATGCTGACAGGTATTTTGGAACCGACAGCAGGTGAAATCACGGTCAATGGCATGAATCCGCATAAAGAAAGGGAAAAGTTCACTCAGACAATCGGAGTCGTATTCGGTCAGCGCTCACAGCTTTGGTGGGATATTGCGGTTCAAGAATCGTTTAGGCTGTTAAAAAAGGTCTATAAGGTAACGGATGAACAATATGACGATCATATGGAACATGTCATCAAGACGCTTGATATCGGCCCTTTGCTGGACAAACCAGTGCGTAAACTCTCGCTTGGTCAGCGAATGCGCTGCGAGCTTGCGGCAGCCTTGATCCACAATCCGCCTTTGCTGTTCCTGGATGAGCCGACAATTGGACTTGATGTGCTCGTGAAAATGAAGATTCGTGAGTTCCTGAAAGAAATCAATGAGAAATATAATACGACAATCCTTTTGACTACACATGATTTAGGAGATATTGAAGCATTATGTGAGCGTGTAATCATGCTTGATGAAGGACAAATCATCTATGATGGGGAATTGCAGAGTTTGAAAAATAACTGGGCTGAGGAAAAACAGATCCATTTTCAATTCATCGAGCCGATCGCATTGAAGGAATTACAATCATTAGCGCTCCCATTTACCGCTAACTGGGTTTATGATGAGAAAAATCAAACTTACATTGCCTTGTTGAAAGAAGAAAGTGATCATATTTCACAGCTTGTTTCAGCTGTCGTATCTCATTTTAAAATAAAAGACATCAAAATCCATGAAACGTCCATTGAAGAGATCGTTCGCAATATTTACGAAGAAGGCACTGTCTGA
- a CDS encoding ABC transporter permease, with amino-acid sequence MFYVSMFFQYVSQYMKTRLQYRADFFMEILSDLLNQVVNLVFILVVFGHTQFLSGWSREEIIFIYGFFLIPFALFSAFFNIWDFNDRYIVKGEMDRILTRPIHSLFQVILERIELEALFGVVTGLIIIVYSGISLDLQLAWYDPILFIIFAIGGALAYAAIFVSIASIGFWSDAKTSIMPMMYNIGNYGRYPVDIYNKVIRFVLTWVLPFAFVGVYPASYFLRKEEWYAYAFATPVIGVAFFVISVFIWNQGVKRYRGAGN; translated from the coding sequence ATGTTTTATGTATCGATGTTTTTTCAATATGTGAGTCAATATATGAAAACAAGACTGCAATATCGAGCCGATTTCTTCATGGAAATCCTATCTGACCTGCTGAATCAGGTCGTGAATCTAGTATTTATCTTAGTCGTTTTTGGACATACGCAATTTTTAAGCGGATGGAGCCGTGAAGAAATCATATTCATTTATGGATTTTTCCTTATCCCATTCGCCCTTTTTTCAGCCTTTTTCAACATCTGGGATTTTAATGACCGTTATATCGTCAAAGGTGAAATGGACCGGATATTAACAAGACCGATACATAGCCTGTTTCAAGTCATTTTAGAAAGAATCGAGCTTGAAGCGTTATTTGGTGTTGTGACCGGTTTGATCATTATAGTCTATTCGGGGATTTCATTGGATCTGCAGCTTGCGTGGTATGACCCGATTCTTTTCATCATTTTTGCAATAGGCGGGGCCCTTGCTTATGCAGCCATATTCGTTTCGATAGCAAGCATTGGTTTCTGGTCGGATGCGAAAACCTCCATCATGCCAATGATGTATAATATCGGGAACTATGGGCGCTATCCTGTTGATATTTATAATAAGGTCATTCGTTTTGTCCTAACATGGGTGCTGCCATTCGCGTTTGTTGGTGTTTATCCGGCATCTTATTTCCTTAGAAAGGAAGAGTGGTATGCATATGCATTTGCCACACCTGTAATTGGGGTAGCCTTTTTCGTGATATCCGTATTCATATGGAATCAGGGAGTGAAGAGGTACCGCGGGGCAGGGAACTGA
- the bcp gene encoding thioredoxin-dependent thiol peroxidase translates to MTVKIGEKAPDFKLPANNGEMVSLSDFKGKYIVLYFYPKDMTPGCTTEACDFRDHNEQFEEMNAVIIGISPDPAARHEKFIEKHGLPFLLLADENHEAAESFDVWQLKKNFGKEYMGIERSTFLIDKSGKVVKEWRKVKVKGHVEEALETLRDLEK, encoded by the coding sequence ATGACAGTTAAAATTGGAGAAAAAGCACCTGATTTCAAGCTCCCTGCAAACAATGGTGAAATGGTGTCCCTATCGGATTTTAAGGGGAAATATATTGTTTTATATTTTTATCCAAAAGACATGACGCCAGGCTGCACGACGGAGGCCTGTGATTTCCGGGACCATAATGAGCAATTTGAGGAAATGAACGCTGTCATCATTGGAATCAGCCCAGACCCAGCTGCACGTCATGAAAAATTCATCGAAAAACATGGATTGCCTTTTCTGCTGCTGGCTGATGAAAATCATGAAGCGGCTGAATCATTTGATGTGTGGCAATTGAAAAAGAACTTCGGCAAGGAGTATATGGGCATTGAACGTTCAACTTTCCTGATTGATAAGTCTGGTAAGGTAGTCAAAGAATGGCGTAAAGTAAAAGTCAAAGGCCACGTCGAAGAAGCTCTTGAAACTCTTCGTGACCTCGAAAAATAA
- a CDS encoding aminopeptidase codes for MKDERITKLAARLIHHSIQLQPKERILIRGHINTKPLLKELIDEIYRVGAYPYVELEDDEISRHLLQGNVKEQLDTSSQWALKKYKDIDAVIIITGEENDVGMTDVPIERHRLQGEAMNSPTLFYVNNRRWVLLNYPTNALAQKAGMTFDRYEDFLLNVCNMDYGKMETALKPLKQLMERTDNVRIVSPGTDLTFSIKGMPAVICAGKKNLPDGEVFTAPIKDSLNGRISFNTPTTYEGFTFSDIELNLEKGKIIKATSDRDSEMNRILNIDEGSRFIGEFAIGINPYILEPMDDILFDEKISGSLHLALGLAYQEADNGNRSSIHWDMVLIQRPEYGGGDIFFDDVLIRRDGVFILPELDALNPNSLK; via the coding sequence ATGAAGGATGAGCGAATAACGAAGCTTGCAGCCAGGCTGATTCATCATTCGATACAATTACAGCCAAAAGAGAGAATCCTCATACGGGGCCATATCAACACGAAACCATTATTGAAAGAGCTGATTGATGAAATTTATAGAGTGGGTGCTTACCCATATGTAGAACTCGAAGACGATGAAATAAGCCGCCACCTGTTACAAGGGAATGTAAAGGAACAACTTGACACCTCTTCGCAATGGGCCTTGAAGAAATATAAGGATATCGATGCGGTCATCATCATCACCGGGGAGGAAAACGATGTGGGAATGACCGATGTTCCCATCGAGAGGCACCGTCTTCAAGGGGAGGCTATGAATTCCCCCACTCTTTTCTATGTAAACAACCGACGTTGGGTCTTGCTTAATTATCCCACCAACGCATTAGCGCAAAAAGCCGGCATGACCTTCGACAGGTACGAAGATTTTCTTTTGAATGTATGCAACATGGATTACGGGAAAATGGAGACGGCCTTGAAACCGTTAAAACAATTGATGGAACGAACTGACAATGTCAGGATCGTCTCGCCAGGAACGGATTTGACCTTCTCCATCAAAGGTATGCCGGCCGTCATATGTGCCGGAAAAAAGAATTTACCGGATGGGGAAGTGTTTACGGCACCCATAAAAGATAGTCTCAATGGAAGGATATCCTTCAACACACCAACAACCTATGAAGGATTCACCTTTAGTGACATAGAATTAAACTTGGAAAAGGGAAAAATCATTAAAGCTACTTCCGATCGTGACTCTGAAATGAACCGAATTCTGAATATTGATGAAGGGTCCCGATTTATCGGGGAGTTTGCAATTGGAATCAATCCATACATATTGGAACCTATGGATGATATCCTGTTCGATGAGAAAATAAGCGGGAGTCTGCACTTGGCTCTTGGACTTGCCTATCAAGAAGCGGATAATGGAAACCGATCATCGATTCATTGGGATATGGTTTTGATTCAGCGGCCCGAATATGGGGGTGGTGACATCTTCTTTGACGACGTCCTGATCAGAAGGGATGGCGTTTTCATTTTGCCTGAATTAGATGCATTAAACCCAAATTCCTTAAAATAA
- a CDS encoding glutamate-1-semialdehyde 2,1-aminomutase produces the protein MDFSNSELLHKEALEHIVGGVNSPSRSYKAVGGGSPVAMDHAKGAYFWDVDGNKYIDYLAAYGPIITGHAHPHITEAIVKAAETGVLYGTPTKHEVKFAKMLKEAIPSMDKVRFTNSGTESVMSTIRVARAYTGRDKIIKFAGCYHGHSDLVLVAAGSGPSTLGTPDSAGVPKSIAQEVITVPFNDIEPFKEALDKWGNEIAGVLVEPIVGNFGIVEPSPGFLEEVISLSHEAGSLVIFDEVITAFRFMYGGAQDFLGIQPDLTALGKIIGGGLPIGAYGGKKEIMDSVAPLGPAYQAGTMAGNPASMLSGIACLEVLKEEGLYDELDRLGKILEEGILKAARQYNVPITINRLKGALTIYFTTEKIENYEQAENTDGEMFAKFFKLMLNQGINLAPSKYEAWFLTIAHTDDDIAYTLKAVEHAFKNLI, from the coding sequence TTGGATTTTAGTAATTCGGAGCTTTTACATAAAGAGGCATTGGAACATATCGTTGGCGGGGTTAACAGCCCATCCCGTTCTTACAAAGCTGTAGGCGGCGGTTCACCTGTTGCGATGGATCATGCCAAAGGTGCTTATTTCTGGGATGTTGATGGCAATAAATATATCGATTACTTAGCTGCATATGGCCCGATCATCACAGGTCATGCGCATCCACATATTACGGAGGCGATCGTTAAAGCAGCAGAAACGGGCGTTTTATACGGCACACCGACCAAACATGAAGTCAAATTTGCCAAAATGTTGAAAGAAGCCATACCATCCATGGATAAAGTCCGCTTCACCAATTCAGGAACCGAGTCCGTCATGTCCACCATCCGCGTTGCCCGCGCTTACACAGGACGAGATAAGATCATCAAGTTTGCAGGCTGTTACCATGGACACTCCGACCTTGTTCTCGTCGCTGCAGGCTCCGGCCCGTCCACTTTAGGTACACCGGACTCTGCCGGCGTTCCCAAAAGCATCGCACAAGAAGTCATCACGGTACCTTTCAATGATATTGAGCCATTTAAAGAAGCACTGGATAAATGGGGCAATGAAATTGCTGGCGTGCTGGTTGAACCGATCGTCGGCAACTTCGGAATCGTGGAACCAAGCCCCGGCTTTTTGGAAGAAGTCATTTCATTATCTCACGAAGCCGGATCACTAGTCATTTTCGACGAGGTCATCACAGCGTTCCGCTTCATGTACGGAGGGGCACAGGACTTTTTGGGAATTCAACCTGATTTGACCGCGCTTGGAAAAATCATCGGGGGCGGGCTTCCTATTGGTGCCTATGGCGGTAAAAAAGAGATCATGGATTCTGTCGCACCGCTGGGACCAGCCTATCAAGCAGGTACGATGGCAGGAAATCCGGCTTCCATGCTTTCCGGGATAGCTTGCTTAGAAGTACTTAAAGAAGAGGGACTGTATGACGAGCTGGACCGGCTGGGGAAAATCCTTGAAGAAGGTATCCTGAAAGCAGCCCGCCAATATAATGTACCGATCACCATCAACCGCCTTAAAGGAGCGTTGACGATCTATTTCACGACAGAAAAAATTGAAAACTATGAGCAGGCGGAAAATACGGATGGCGAAATGTTCGCTAAGTTCTTCAAGCTCATGCTCAACCAGGGAATCAATTTGGCACCGTCCAAATACGAAGCCTGGTTCTTGACGATTGCTCACACGGATGATGATATCGCTTATACTCTAAAAGCGGTTGAACATGCATTCAAAAACCTAATATAA
- the perR gene encoding peroxide-responsive transcriptional repressor PerR yields the protein MTVSEVQLKEALDSLKDTGVRITPQRHAILEYLISSMSHPTADDIYKALEGKFPNMSVATVYNNLRVFREVGLVKELTYGDSSARFDFVTTNHYHVICQTCGKIVDFDYPALDEVEHFAAQVTGFNVSHHRMEIYGDCTECAKKESH from the coding sequence ATGACGGTGTCTGAAGTTCAGTTAAAAGAAGCGTTGGATTCCTTAAAAGATACCGGTGTAAGAATAACTCCTCAACGCCATGCGATACTTGAGTATTTGATAAGCTCCATGTCCCACCCTACCGCTGATGATATATATAAAGCGCTGGAAGGCAAGTTTCCGAATATGAGTGTGGCAACGGTTTATAACAACCTGCGTGTGTTCCGTGAGGTAGGTTTGGTAAAAGAACTTACGTATGGTGATTCTTCAGCAAGGTTTGATTTTGTGACGACGAATCATTATCATGTAATTTGCCAAACTTGCGGGAAAATTGTGGATTTCGATTATCCTGCATTGGATGAAGTCGAGCATTTCGCAGCACAAGTCACCGGTTTCAATGTTAGTCACCATCGGATGGAAATCTACGGCGACTGTACGGAATGTGCGAAAAAAGAATCGCATTAA
- a CDS encoding ABC transporter permease has product MGKYLAMIRMRFLMMLAYRTDYYTGILIYSINIGAYYFLWNAIYGEKSSIEGLTSMQMTTYVAVAWMARAFYFNNIDREIATEIKDGKVAIEMIRPYNYLGMKTMQGLGEGIFRFFFFSIPGMLLVAFIFPIELPHEPATWGMFGISLLFSFIINTQINLLTGITTFFLYNNAGLIRAKRVIIDLFSGLLLPISFYPIWAQEVMKYLPFQGISYVPSMIFTNGYSSGEIGMALLQQLIWCIILIIPIQLLWIVAKKQLIIQGG; this is encoded by the coding sequence ATGGGGAAGTATCTTGCCATGATCCGCATGCGTTTTTTAATGATGCTTGCGTATCGAACGGATTATTATACCGGCATTTTAATTTATAGCATTAATATCGGTGCTTATTATTTCTTATGGAATGCGATATATGGAGAAAAAAGCTCCATCGAAGGACTTACAAGCATGCAGATGACAACCTATGTCGCGGTTGCATGGATGGCGCGCGCTTTTTATTTCAATAATATTGACCGCGAAATCGCCACTGAGATTAAAGACGGCAAGGTTGCCATTGAAATGATAAGGCCTTATAACTATTTAGGCATGAAAACGATGCAAGGGCTTGGGGAAGGGATATTCCGTTTCTTCTTCTTCTCGATTCCGGGGATGCTGCTGGTAGCTTTCATTTTTCCTATCGAATTGCCGCACGAGCCGGCTACGTGGGGGATGTTCGGCATTTCCTTACTGTTCAGCTTCATCATCAATACACAAATCAACTTATTGACGGGAATCACCACCTTTTTCTTATATAATAATGCCGGATTAATCCGCGCTAAAAGGGTTATCATTGATTTATTTTCCGGTCTGCTGCTGCCCATCAGTTTCTATCCTATATGGGCGCAGGAAGTGATGAAATATTTACCCTTTCAAGGGATCAGCTATGTACCAAGCATGATTTTTACGAATGGGTACAGTTCAGGCGAAATTGGCATGGCGCTTTTACAGCAGTTAATTTGGTGCATCATTCTCATAATACCGATTCAGCTTTTATGGATAGTCGCAAAAAAACAGCTGATTATTCAAGGAGGTTGA
- a CDS encoding potassium channel family protein — protein sequence MTFYILIAGIIFCMVMSIRTLFLVESGGKKFSLEDMLWLGNLYATILVGFALIYLLYELQNHSVILDMGNRLDGTFYEQLKTSFYFSAMTMFSVGYGDIAPIGMGRMIATIQAFIGYTLPAAFVIRTVIDLEHKDRKDK from the coding sequence ATGACTTTCTACATCTTGATTGCAGGAATCATTTTTTGCATGGTGATGAGCATTCGTACGTTATTTCTTGTTGAGTCGGGAGGAAAGAAGTTTTCTCTGGAGGATATGCTGTGGCTAGGCAATTTATATGCGACGATATTAGTTGGATTTGCACTGATTTATTTATTATACGAACTTCAGAATCATTCGGTGATTCTTGATATGGGCAATCGATTGGATGGCACTTTCTATGAACAGTTGAAGACTTCTTTTTATTTTAGTGCGATGACGATGTTTTCTGTAGGGTATGGAGATATAGCCCCGATTGGCATGGGGAGGATGATAGCTACGATTCAGGCTTTCATCGGTTATACACTGCCGGCAGCGTTCGTGATCCGGACGGTGATTGATTTGGAGCACAAAGATAGGAAGGATAAATGA
- a CDS encoding D-2-hydroxyacid dehydrogenase, with product MLILSTVIPNEGIQKKMTEAFPDLGFIYQKGWTGGPLREAEILITYGEDLTEEIIEKAANLKWIMVMSAGMELMPFKAIEERGILVTNARGIHKIPMAEYTIGMLLQYEKKLKLLMKNEKEELWDRKIEVGELNGKTMLVIGVGAIGGEVARLGKAFGMTMIGVNRSGKPVESIDHLYALDNLLEAIPGADYIVSVLPSTDETKGLLQKEHFEAMKETAVFVNIGRGDLINDEMLIEALDAGELSHAILDVFDPEPLGKGHPFWRMENVTVTPHLSSKSGEYLPRTFAIFEKNMREYLKAGKDFTNVIDLSRGY from the coding sequence ATGTTAATACTTTCAACTGTCATTCCGAATGAAGGCATCCAAAAGAAGATGACGGAAGCTTTTCCTGACTTGGGCTTCATTTATCAAAAAGGATGGACGGGTGGGCCGCTTCGTGAAGCGGAAATCTTAATTACATATGGTGAAGACTTAACTGAAGAAATCATTGAAAAAGCTGCGAACTTGAAATGGATCATGGTCATGAGTGCAGGGATGGAATTAATGCCTTTTAAAGCCATAGAGGAACGGGGAATTCTGGTGACCAACGCAAGAGGCATTCATAAAATCCCGATGGCAGAGTATACGATAGGGATGCTTTTGCAATATGAAAAGAAATTGAAACTGCTTATGAAGAATGAAAAGGAAGAATTGTGGGATAGAAAGATTGAAGTAGGGGAATTGAATGGCAAGACGATGCTCGTTATTGGTGTGGGTGCAATTGGAGGGGAAGTGGCTCGTCTTGGGAAAGCCTTTGGGATGACGATGATAGGAGTGAATCGGAGCGGGAAACCAGTGGAATCCATCGATCACCTTTATGCCCTGGATAATTTATTGGAAGCCATACCGGGAGCCGATTATATCGTATCCGTCCTGCCAAGTACGGATGAAACGAAGGGCCTTCTGCAAAAAGAACACTTTGAAGCAATGAAAGAAACTGCAGTATTCGTGAATATTGGCCGCGGCGACCTGATTAATGATGAAATGTTGATCGAAGCGCTGGATGCCGGGGAATTATCTCATGCCATCTTGGATGTATTTGATCCGGAACCTTTAGGAAAAGGGCATCCGTTTTGGAGGATGGAGAATGTTACAGTCACTCCGCATCTTTCAAGTAAAAGCGGAGAATATTTACCAAGAACCTTTGCCATATTCGAAAAAAATATGCGTGAATACCTGAAAGCTGGAAAAGACTTCACCAACGTAATCGACTTATCCAGGGGATACTAA
- the metE gene encoding 5-methyltetrahydropteroyltriglutamate--homocysteine S-methyltransferase, whose translation MGILKSSSLGYPRIGENREWKRTLESYWSGKIDEAEFTAQLKAIRLGNLQKQKKRGIDIIPVNDFTCYDQMLDMSVMFGLVPERYSAYESGSVPLSVYYSMARGNNDEVASEMTKWFNTNYHYIVPELKVPQLTLTENKPLAAYREAKENLGIETKPVLIGPYTFISLSKGFKKQDIPGIILSLLPLYTQILRELEQEGVKWVQMDEPSLVSSISKEDMQTVTYLYEKLNEAAPNLNIMLQTYFDAVEHYQEVIELQVQGIGLDFVHDKGRNLSNLEAFGFPKDKVLAAGVIDGKNIWLSDLSKKIQLIETLKTIVAEDQIWLQPSCSLLHVPVTVRNETALSKEAKEALAFADEKLEEITLLVKGNNQGFEAIAEKVDANKFTLQTLASSNARNHGTVQANVEKVKTRTAARQLPFKERYQKQQEFFKLPFLPSTTIGSFPQTFEVKQARGKFKRGEWTASQYEIFVNEEIGRWIEIQEEIGLDVLVHGEFERTDMVEYFGHKLGGFVFLEKGWVQSYGSRCVKPPVIYGDIHFIEPMTVRESVYAQSLTKKTVKGMLTGPVTILNWSFVRDDISRENVCYQLALALEKEVIALESAGIKMIQVDEPALREGLPLKRSDRDEYLNWAVNSFLISTSSVEDTTQIHTHMCYCDFNSFMDVISSLDADVISIETSRSHGELASAFEEKTYEKGIGLGVYDIHSPRVPAVEEMVDMIERGIKVLDKDQFWINPDCGLKTRGIPETVASLKNMVEAAKIVRENLLAKTTGK comes from the coding sequence ATGGGAATATTGAAAAGCAGTAGTTTGGGTTACCCTCGAATCGGGGAAAATCGTGAATGGAAACGTACATTGGAGTCTTACTGGTCCGGTAAAATCGATGAAGCAGAATTTACGGCACAGCTAAAAGCCATCCGTTTAGGCAACTTACAAAAACAGAAGAAGCGAGGCATTGATATTATTCCTGTCAACGACTTCACTTGCTATGATCAAATGCTCGATATGTCCGTCATGTTCGGTCTTGTTCCTGAACGTTATTCAGCCTATGAAAGCGGAAGCGTCCCCCTTTCCGTTTATTATTCAATGGCTCGCGGAAACAATGATGAAGTAGCTTCCGAAATGACGAAATGGTTCAATACGAACTATCACTATATTGTCCCTGAATTAAAGGTGCCACAGCTGACGTTAACAGAAAACAAACCACTTGCAGCATATCGGGAAGCCAAGGAAAACCTAGGGATTGAAACGAAGCCCGTATTGATCGGTCCTTATACTTTCATCTCCCTTTCCAAAGGCTTCAAAAAACAAGATATCCCTGGCATCATCCTGAGCCTGCTTCCCCTATACACGCAAATCCTGCGGGAGTTGGAGCAAGAAGGCGTGAAGTGGGTTCAAATGGACGAACCTTCACTTGTTTCATCGATTTCCAAAGAAGATATGCAAACTGTTACTTACCTCTATGAAAAACTGAATGAAGCAGCACCAAACCTGAACATCATGCTACAAACATACTTTGATGCCGTGGAACATTACCAAGAAGTCATCGAATTACAAGTCCAAGGAATTGGTCTTGATTTTGTACATGACAAAGGAAGGAATCTAAGCAACCTGGAAGCATTCGGCTTCCCGAAGGACAAAGTGCTTGCTGCAGGTGTGATTGACGGAAAAAACATTTGGCTTTCTGATTTATCGAAAAAAATCCAATTGATCGAGACTCTTAAGACAATTGTAGCCGAAGACCAAATCTGGCTTCAGCCCTCTTGTTCCCTGCTTCATGTCCCGGTGACAGTTCGTAATGAAACCGCCCTTTCAAAAGAAGCGAAAGAGGCACTCGCTTTCGCTGATGAGAAACTTGAGGAAATCACACTCTTGGTCAAAGGGAATAATCAAGGCTTTGAAGCAATTGCCGAAAAAGTCGATGCCAATAAATTCACGCTTCAAACGTTAGCAAGTTCAAATGCCCGGAATCACGGAACTGTACAAGCCAATGTCGAAAAGGTTAAAACCAGGACCGCAGCCCGACAGCTTCCATTTAAAGAACGTTACCAAAAACAACAGGAATTTTTCAAATTGCCTTTTCTCCCTTCGACTACGATCGGCAGCTTTCCGCAAACATTTGAAGTTAAACAAGCACGCGGGAAATTCAAAAGAGGAGAATGGACCGCTTCGCAATATGAAATATTCGTTAACGAAGAAATTGGCAGATGGATTGAAATCCAAGAAGAAATCGGTTTGGATGTCCTTGTTCACGGGGAATTCGAACGGACGGATATGGTTGAATACTTCGGCCATAAGTTAGGCGGATTCGTCTTTTTAGAAAAGGGTTGGGTACAATCCTATGGATCCCGCTGTGTGAAACCACCAGTCATCTACGGCGACATCCATTTCATCGAACCGATGACAGTCAGGGAAAGTGTATATGCACAATCACTGACGAAGAAGACGGTAAAGGGAATGCTTACAGGTCCTGTTACGATTTTGAACTGGTCATTTGTCCGTGATGATATTTCCAGGGAGAATGTTTGCTATCAGCTGGCGCTCGCTTTGGAAAAAGAAGTCATTGCATTGGAATCCGCTGGAATCAAAATGATTCAGGTTGATGAGCCTGCACTTAGAGAAGGTCTGCCATTGAAAAGAAGCGATCGCGACGAGTATTTGAACTGGGCTGTGAATTCGTTCTTGATATCCACATCAAGCGTGGAGGATACAACCCAAATTCATACGCATATGTGCTATTGCGACTTCAACAGTTTCATGGATGTCATCTCCTCCCTGGATGCCGATGTAATTTCCATCGAAACATCCCGTAGCCATGGGGAGCTTGCTTCCGCATTCGAGGAAAAAACGTATGAAAAAGGCATTGGTCTGGGTGTGTATGATATTCATAGCCCGCGTGTGCCGGCAGTGGAAGAAATGGTAGATATGATTGAACGTGGGATCAAGGTATTGGATAAAGACCAGTTTTGGATCAATCCCGACTGCGGACTGAAAACAAGGGGTATCCCGGAAACCGTCGCTTCCTTGAAAAACATGGTCGAAGCAGCAAAAATCGTCCGTGAAAACCTTTTAGCAAAAACAACAGGCAAATGA
- a CDS encoding acyl-CoA thioesterase: protein MIEKNVAHPIQQSRTFLTDLVFPPDTNHHNTIFGGKVMAYVDKIACISAMRHCRKPVVTASSDSFDFLAPIKTGDAINLEAYVTCAHRTSMEVFVKVERENLLTGEKQLTARAFLTMLAIDEDGKPTNVPQVIPETEEEKQQYVQAQARYIERKNKRN from the coding sequence ATGATTGAAAAGAACGTTGCCCATCCAATACAGCAGTCCCGGACTTTTTTAACCGACCTTGTTTTTCCACCGGATACAAATCATCACAATACCATCTTTGGCGGTAAAGTAATGGCCTATGTTGATAAAATAGCCTGCATTTCAGCTATGCGCCATTGTCGAAAACCCGTTGTGACTGCTTCAAGCGACTCTTTTGATTTTTTGGCCCCCATCAAGACGGGGGATGCGATCAACCTTGAAGCTTATGTTACCTGTGCCCATCGCACATCAATGGAGGTATTCGTGAAAGTGGAGCGCGAGAACCTATTAACAGGCGAGAAACAGCTTACGGCCCGTGCTTTTTTAACGATGCTGGCCATTGATGAAGACGGTAAGCCGACAAACGTACCACAGGTCATTCCGGAAACCGAAGAGGAAAAGCAGCAATATGTTCAAGCACAAGCAAGATATATTGAAAGAAAGAATAAACGCAACTAA